A stretch of DNA from Streptomyces sp. NBC_01197:
CTGGAAGTAGCGAGCGTAGCCGGAGAATCGGTAGTAGTTGTTCGAGCCAAAGAACGTCGTACAGACGGCCTCGTCGTCGATGACGAGGCCACGGCGGGCCAGGAGTGTGACCTGCTCCCCCACGGACAGGCTCGGCTTCACTCGCACCCCGGAAAGAAAGAGGCCCCTCCCATTTGAGCATCGTGGAGAGGCTTGGGAGGGGGTCGATTGCCATTATTCTAGCCGATGCACCGAGCCTCGCAACAGCCGCTGCCTTTGGGTCGACCGGCTATTTCTTCCCACCCGTCCCTCCGGTTCCCGCGTACCGGACTCATCCAGCACGCTGCGGACTTCGTGCGGACCGCAAAGGCCGCCCAACCCGCTCCGCCGCAGGTCAGACGGCCTTTCGCTAGATCAACTACACGTTGAAGCGGAACTCCACCACATCCCCGTCCTGCATCACGTATTCCTTGCCCTCCATCCGGGCCTTGCCCTTGGCCCGGGCCTCGGCCACCGAGCCCATCTCGACCAGGTCCGCGAACGAGATGACCTCGGCCTTGATGAAGCCCTTCTGGAAGTCGGTGTGGATTACACCGGCCGCCTCCGGGGCCGTGGCGCCCTTCTTGATCGTCCAGGCGCGGGACTCCTTCGGGCCCGCCGTCAGGTAGGTCTGGAGGCCCAGCGTGGCGAAGCCGACGCGGCCCAGAGTGGCCAGGCCCGGCTCCTCCTGGCCCATCGACTGGAGGAGTTCCAGCGCCTCCGCGTCGTCCAGTTCGATCAGCTCGGACTCGATCTTGGCGTTGAGGAAGATCGCCTCCGCGGGGGCGACCAGGGCGCGCTGCTCGTTCTTGAAGTCCTCGTCGACCAGTTCGTCCTCGTCGACGTTGAACACGTACAGGAAGGGCTTGGTGGTGAGCAGGTGCAGCTCGTGCAGGAGGCGGCCCTTCTCGGTGTCGGCCGTGATGCCCGCGGCGAAGAGCGTGGTGCCCGTTTCGAGGATCTTCTGGGCCTCCTCGACTGCTGCCAGCACCGCCACCTTCTCCTTCTGGAGGCGGGACTCCTTCGTGAGGCGCGGGACCGCCTTCTCCACCGACTGGAGGTCGGCGAGGATCAGCTCGGTGTTGATCGTCTCGATGTCGTCCTTGGGCGAGACCTTGCCGTCGACGTGGACGACGTTCTCGTCCTTGAAGGCCCGGATGACCTGGCAGATCGCATCGGACTCGCGGATGTTGGCCAGGAATTTGTTGCCCAGCCCCTCGCCCTCGCTCGCCCCCCGGACGATGCCCGCGATGTCGACGAAGTCGACGGTCGCCGGAATGACCTTCTGCGAGCTGAAGACCTCGGCCAGCACGGCCAGCCGGCTGTCGGGGACCCCGACGACGCCGACGTTCGGCTCGATGGTGGCGAACGGGTAGTTGGCCGCCAGCACGTCGTTCTTGGTCAGGGCGTTGAACAGGGTCGACTTGCCGACATTCGGCAGACCGACGATTCCGATCGTGAGCGACACGTTGGCGACTTCCCGTAGCGAGAGCTGATGTACCGGCCCGGAGGTGGGCCGATCCCCCAGTTTACGGGCGTGTCGTGCGGCTCCCGGCGCCCCGTCGGATCGAACTGTTCGCCAAGCTCGCCCAAAGCGCGTGTCCAACGCCGGATTCCTCCTGCCTTGCGACCTACTTTGGTCACGTGGAGCAGCGACCCAGGATTCGTACGACGCAAGCCGACGGTCCTTCCGAGAGCAGCATCGTGGCGCCCGCGCCGGCGACCGTCTACCGGGCGGCCCCGGTACGGGCCGCCCGTCCGGCGCCGCCGGTGGTGATCGCGCTGCGCCGGTTCCCCAACCCCCGGCTGACCGGTCTCGGCGGCGGAATCTTCGGGGCAGCGGTGATGTTCCTGCTCGGCTGCCTGGACTCGCTGCTGTTCGACGGCGGGCCGCTGATGTACGGGCTGCTCTTCCTGCCGGTCGCGGCCCTGATCGCTCTCTGGGTGCGCCCCGCCGACCTGGTGACCGCGCCGATCAGCGTGCCGATCTCGTTCGCCTTCGGCTCGCTGCCGATCGCCGGGGGCACCGGTGGGGCCGGCGGCCGCATCGTCGCCCTGATCACGACACTCGCGCTGAATGCCGGCTGGCTGTACGGCGGGACGCTCGTCGCCGGCGTGATCGCCACCGTACGGAAGATCCGGATGATCCGGCGCCGCTACCGCTGACCTGGCCTGACCTGGTTGCCGGGCCTGCCCTGGTCGGCCTGGCCTGGCCTGGTTGCCGGGCCTGCCCTGGTCGGCCTGGCCTGGCCTGGTTGGCGGGCCAGGCGGTCGCTGACGGGCGGGCGACGGCTGACCGTTGCCGCCACGCCCGCCGCCCCCTCCGTGCTACGCCTCCCGTGCCGCCGCCTCCGTGCTCAACGACGACGCCGCCATTGCCGCGCCCACGATGCCCGCGTTGTTCTCCAGCTCGGCGGGCACGATCTCGGCCCGGATCCCCTCGATCAGGGGCAGGAACTTGCCGGCCTTGCGGCTCACACCGCCGCCAATGATGAACAGCTCGGGCGAGAACAGCATCTCGACGTGCTCCAGGTACTTCTGCACCCGGTGCGCCCAGTGGTGCCAGCTCAGGTCCTCGTCCTCCTTGGCCTTCGTCGACGCGCGCGTCTCGGCGTCGTGGCCGTGCAGTTCGAGATGGCCCAGCTCCGTGTTGGGGACCAGGCCGCCGTTGTGGAAGAGCGCCGAACCGATCCCCGTACCGAAGGTGAGCAGGACGACCGTGCCCTTGCGGCCCCGCCCCGCTCCGAAGGTCATCTCCGCGATACCCGCGGCGTCGGCGTCGTTCAGCACGGTCACCGGGAGACCGAGTTTGCCGCCGATGAGCTTGACCGCGTCGACGTCGATCCAGCTCTTGTCGACATTGGCCGCGGTACGCACCGTGCCGTCGGTGACCACGCCGGGGAAGGTGATCCCCACCGTGCCCGACCAGTCGAAGTTCCTGACCACGTCGGCGACCCCGTCGGCCACACCGTCGGGTGTGGCCGGATGCGGGGTCAGCACTTTGTGGCGCTCCTGCGCCAGGTCTCCGCGGTCCAGGTCAACGGGAGCGCCCTTGATCCCGGATCCGCCGATGTCCACACCGAAGATCTGCATGACTCCACGTTACGGCGTGGAGCCCTCCGTCACTTGCCCGGAGCGGCTTCGGGGGCGTTCCGGCAGTGGTCCCTGGGACCCCAGCGGTCCCGGGAACCCCAATGGTCCCCGGAGTCCCAGCGGTCCCGGGCCCCCAGTCCCGAAAGCAGCCCCGGCCCCGCCGCGGCTACTTGCCCGACAGGTCGGCGGCCTCGGCGCGCAGATCGCGGCGGAGCTCCTTGGG
This window harbors:
- a CDS encoding DUF6542 domain-containing protein, with translation MVAPAPATVYRAAPVRAARPAPPVVIALRRFPNPRLTGLGGGIFGAAVMFLLGCLDSLLFDGGPLMYGLLFLPVAALIALWVRPADLVTAPISVPISFAFGSLPIAGGTGGAGGRIVALITTLALNAGWLYGGTLVAGVIATVRKIRMIRRRYR
- the ychF gene encoding redox-regulated ATPase YchF, translated to MSLTIGIVGLPNVGKSTLFNALTKNDVLAANYPFATIEPNVGVVGVPDSRLAVLAEVFSSQKVIPATVDFVDIAGIVRGASEGEGLGNKFLANIRESDAICQVIRAFKDENVVHVDGKVSPKDDIETINTELILADLQSVEKAVPRLTKESRLQKEKVAVLAAVEEAQKILETGTTLFAAGITADTEKGRLLHELHLLTTKPFLYVFNVDEDELVDEDFKNEQRALVAPAEAIFLNAKIESELIELDDAEALELLQSMGQEEPGLATLGRVGFATLGLQTYLTAGPKESRAWTIKKGATAPEAAGVIHTDFQKGFIKAEVISFADLVEMGSVAEARAKGKARMEGKEYVMQDGDVVEFRFNV
- the ppgK gene encoding polyphosphate--glucose phosphotransferase; translated protein: MQIFGVDIGGSGIKGAPVDLDRGDLAQERHKVLTPHPATPDGVADGVADVVRNFDWSGTVGITFPGVVTDGTVRTAANVDKSWIDVDAVKLIGGKLGLPVTVLNDADAAGIAEMTFGAGRGRKGTVVLLTFGTGIGSALFHNGGLVPNTELGHLELHGHDAETRASTKAKEDEDLSWHHWAHRVQKYLEHVEMLFSPELFIIGGGVSRKAGKFLPLIEGIRAEIVPAELENNAGIVGAAMAASSLSTEAAAREA